A window of the Gossypium hirsutum isolate 1008001.06 chromosome A03, Gossypium_hirsutum_v2.1, whole genome shotgun sequence genome harbors these coding sequences:
- the LOC107943944 gene encoding transaldolase — MSVTLKSPPSSFLSSSLPKSRLGFANGSSSSTLLFKFNRSFPVLRASSGSSSSVDTGLSTELDAVSTFSEIVPDTVIFDDFEKFPPTAATVSSSLLLGILSLPDTIFRNAVDMAMADSTCSPLDNPELRLSCFVNKALVNVGGDLAKLVPGRVSTEVDARLAYDTHGIIRRVHDLLRLYDEIAVPPERLLFKIPSTWQGIEASRLLESEGIQTHLTFVYSFAQAAAAAQAGASVIQIFVGRVRDWARNHSGDPEIEAAIQRGEDPGLALVTKAYNYIHKYGHKSKLMAAAVRNKQDIFSLLGVDYIIAPLKVLQSLKESITSPDEKYSYVRRLSPQSAARYDFTAEELTKWDQLSLASAMGPALVELLAAGLDGYVNQAKRVEELLDKIWPPPNV, encoded by the exons ATGTCAGTCACCTTGAAATCTCCgccttcttcatttctttcatCTTCTTTACCTAAATCAAGATTGGGATTTGCAAATGGGTCATCTTCTTCAACTCTACTCTTCAAATTCAACAGATCTTTTCCAGTTCTTCGTGCCTCTTCTGGTTCCTCTTCTTCTGTTGACACTG GTTTGAGTACTGAATTGGATGCTGTGTCTACTTTCAGTGAGATAGTTCCTGATACTGTGATCTTTGAcgattttgaaaa gtTTCCACCAACTGCTGCAACTGTTAGCTCTTCATTGTTGTTGGGCATTTTGAGCCTTCCAGATACTATTTTTAGA AATGCTGTGGATATGGCTATGGCGGATTCGACATGTTCTCCGCTGGACAATCCTGAACTGAGGTTGTCTTGTTTTGTTAACAAG GCTTTAGTAAATGTTGGTGGTGACTTGGCAAAGCTAGTTCCTGGTCGAGTTTCAACTGAAGTGGATGCACGTTTGGCTTACGATACACATGGAATTATTAGGAGG GTGCATGACTTGCTGAGGCTGTATGATGAGATTGCCGTTCCTCCAGAACGCTTGTTGTTTAAAATTCCTTCAACTTGGCAA GGAATAGAAGCTTCAAGATTGCTCGAATCTGAGGGTATACAAACACATTTGACTTTTGTTTATAG CTTTGCTCAAGCTGCAGCTGCAGCCCAAGCTGGTGCTTCTGTTATTCAGATTTTTGTCGGCCGTGTTAGG GACTGGGCACGCAATCATTCCGGTGACCCTGAGATCGAAGCTGCTATTCAAAGAGGAGAGGACCCTGGATTGGCTCTG GTGACAAAAGCTTATAACTACATTCATAAATATGGACATAAATCAAAGCTTATGGCAGCAGCTGTTCGGAACAAGCAGGATATATTTAGTTTGCTGGG GGTTGACTATATCATTGCACCATTGAAGGTATTGCAGTCACTCAAAGAATCAATTACTTCTCCCGACGAGAAGTACTCTTACGTTAGGAGGTTGTCCCCACAGTCTGCTGCCAGATATGATTTCACCGCCGAAGAG CTCACAAAGTGGGATCAACTAAGCCTTGCATCAGCCATGGGACCTGCATTGGTGGAGCTTCTGGCTGCTGGACTGGATGGATACGTTAATCAAGCAAAGCGAGTCGAGGAATTGCTTGACAAGATTTGGCCACCTCCAAATGTCTAA
- the LOC107943942 gene encoding uncharacterized protein, translating to MAATTEGKVNLKLLVNVKCQRVLFAEANKDFIDFLFNMMALPIGTIVRLRNKEGMVGSLSKLYKSIEESSHVHMQQPFQTNEALLNPEVLAHSGTKAFTGVNDIRPGFGPSPCPSYIAEDPEAVCPNCRSKMSHQAKLVKKNQKTCSNSLSSSSSSSNEEDEGGYVKGVVTYMVKDDRMEKPMSTISSLALLNSFNVKDIEALQEKTIKIGMDEAMKLLKALLLLKTVLTDIC from the exons ATGGCGGCCACAACCGAAGGCAAAGTCAATTTAAAGCTCCTAGTTAACGTGAAATGCCAAAGGGTTTTATTTGCCGAAGCAAACAAAGACTTCATTGatttccttttcaacatgatggCATTGCCTATTGGCACTATCGTAAGGCTTCGTAACAAAGAAGGCATGGTGGGTTCacttagtaagctttataaaagcATTGAAGAGTCAAGCCATGTGCATATGCAACAGCCATTTCAAACCAATGAAGCATTGTTGAACCCCGAAGTTTTAGCCCACTCTGGT ACAAAGGCTTTTACAGGTGTCAATGATATTAGACCTGGCTTTGGCCCTTCTCCCTGTCCCTCTTACATTGCAGAGGATCCTGAGGCTGTTTGTCCTAACTGTCGTTCTAAGATGAGTCACCAGGCAAAACTTGTTAAGAAAAACCAGAAAACATGTTCTAATTCGTTGTCCTCATCATCAAGTTCATCAAATGAAGAAGACGAGGGAGGGTATGTGAAAGGGGTTGTTACATATATGGTAAAGGATGATCGTATGGAGAAGCCAATGTCAACCATTTCTAGTTTAGCTTTGCTTAATAGTTTTAATGTCAAAGATATTGAGGCACTCCAAGAGAAAACTATCAAAATCGGCATGGATGAG GCTATGAAATTGTTGAAGGCATTGTTGCTGTTGAAGACTGTGCTTACTGATATATgttga